GATGAATGTAAGCTTCATTTCCCAAGGGTTTTTGCCAAGAGAGAAGTGTTGGTGCACCAATTGTATCTCATAAAGGAGAATTTTTTGATGGTATAATGTGTTTCTTAACTAGAATCACTATATGGAAGTTATTCTTGCTGAGGACAACAAAAGAGAACTATTAATATTATGTGGTCTGTGCATACAGAGGAAAGCACAGTCAATTGGAAGTACTGTTATGTCTTATATTCTCTCTATTGTTTTTGTAAAAGCATGTACTACCAATTAAAATTCAGTATCGCtgaaattttttcaatttagttACTGAGGTGTGAATTGTTAATGTATCAACGGAATAAAGTTTTACATAAAAACTTTGAACATACAATTTAAGTTTCAGTTAATATATCTCAGCTCATTCTTGGCAGGACTTTCAAAGCTCGAGTCCCTTAACATTAACTGCTGCAACTGCATCACAGATGCTGATATGAAACCTCTTGCAGGTAACTCTTCTTGATTGGAAGGGGTACCAAGGTACCATCTATGATGTAGGTTTATTAAATGTATACGTCTGTGATCCATAGGACCATAATATAGACATGTAGTGGCTTCTTTGAAAACAATGACGTTTTGGGAGAGTTGGTCATCATACAAGGTTCTTACTTTTAGTTTTGTTAAGCCTGTAAAGTTTGGCAGCTTCCTGGGGGGAGGCGCTGTTAGCGTTTACCTCTCTGTTATTTCTACCACtatgagattttttttaatactctaATCACTCTAATAAAGCCTCCACATTCTTTCTTTTCATTGTTCAAATAATGACCTTGCGGCTCAAATTTTATGGTGCCAAGATTTTATGCTTGTTGACCACTGTATACATTGCCTCACCAGGAATTACAAGCTTGAAAGAGTTACAAATTTCCTCGAGTAAGGTTACTGACTATGGTGTGACCTTCTTGAAAGGTACTTGTTTTGATTTGCCCGTATTTCTTCATAAATAATACAGGTTCTTGGCCATGCCACATCATGCTTCCAATTTTGTTAATGCCTTTCCATTTTGCAATAATCTTAAATCATTCTTAATTTACAGTCAAAGTAGGTTTACAGTTTTTTCCCCTTCACCTTCCCAATTTTTCTTTATGTAAAATATTCCAATACGGGATGCagtgaaataattttatttagctTCTCATTCCTCTTTTTGGTAATTGTGCCCTGATTTTTGGGCAATAAGACGTGTTTACACAATTATTTGGTTGCAGCCCTGAACAAGCTTACTTTACTGAACATGGAAGGTTGTCCAGTTACTGCAGCATGTTTGGAATCTCTTTCAGGTTTAATCCCGTGCATAGTTGTTTTTTTATAACTTTAATCTCTATATGTAGAGTCTATATCCATATCAAATCCCTGTACTTGATTTGATTATCTTGCATGAAAATTCTTTTGTTGGTAGAACCTTTACTTTTTTGGTTACTTGGCTTTGTATATGATGATGCTATGTGACCTCAATTAGTATGTAGCGCTACATACATCTTGTCAAATAACTGGATAGCCTGGTTGCCACAATTAATTTTAGACAGCTACCTTGTAATCTTTAGTTTGTACGatagattatatataagaaaagaatAATTCTGTCTTTTCTGTTTTTGGATGCAGCTCTTACCACCCTGTTATATTTGAACCTCAGCAGATGTAATTTGACTGATGATGGTTGTGAAGAGTTTTCACGTAAGTATCATCACTGTGCCTTGTAACTATAAAATGTCTGTAGGAATTATTATGGcgactaaaaattatttaatatgtgtgattatatataaaacttgAGGCTTGTTTCTTCTTCCTTGTGTCTGCAGGGCTGCAAACTCTAAAGGTTCTAAACTTAGGATTCAATGAGATATCAGATGCTATTTTGGTACACCTGAAAGGTAAATTTTGTAGAGTAATTTATATCTGAAGTTCGccgtgtttgtatatatatccacacattGTAGAATTTCATGGAGCAAAAAATTGAGCAACCTGAAAGTTATGCATGTGAGTTGCACAAACATATTACACACGAACTAATTGTACGATTTTAATTGGCACATGATCCTTCTTCTCGGAACTCTTGCTTATAGAATCTATGATGCTGTATGtgtttaattaatcaaaacttGATAGATAGTTGTTGCCAACATGCTAAAATATGTTAGTTTGCTgaaacttatattttttatcgcGACAAACTTTCTTGACATGCTAAAATCATGGTTTGTAGGAACCCCTTCCCCTTTTCTTGTAGATgaattttgacaaaatgcaactatatatgtTTTTGTGAATCATCCTTGTGCCATTTTCAGTATATGTATTTGTATGAGATGTTCCAATCAAGTTTAATTTTTGCAGTATAGCTTTTTCAATACTGTTTGTAGTGCCATATTGTATAAGCTTTCGGGTACATGCTCATACTTGCCTTGATTAAAAGCAGGTTTAAAGAAGTTGGAGAGCTTGAACCTTGATTCCTGTAGAATTGGTGATGAAGAGCTATATAATTTGTCAGGTTAGTGTATTGCAAATTTAGTTGTCTATATGTTTGGTATATGACACCATTTATTCTATTATGTGAGGCGAGTTTCCGGTTATATTGAGCTCTTGAGATATGTCTGAACTTCTGGTCTGTCTTAAGCAGACGAGTGAACgtggattttatttattttttcctacataaaaaaaaaaaaaaaaagcttggTGTTTTTCCTTCTACAACAGTTGATGCTTCTTCTCATCTTCCTTTTTGCATATCTATCTACTGACCCCAGTCAGCTCCATGTAATGTATTGTTACTTCATATTCAGGGCTTCAGCATTTGAAATGTTTGGAGCTGTCTGATACTGAAGTAGGAAGCAACGGACTCCATCATCTCTCTGGTTAGACAAGTGTCTTGTGTAGTGATTATATAGCGTTATCATTTAGTGGTGATCCATGTTTCTTTGTATACATTAATGTTGTTTATATCCTTAAGTATCTATTATGTAGGTTTGACTAATCTGGAGAGTTTGAATCTTTCATTCACTGTTGTAACTGATGCTGGTCTGAAAAAACTATCTGGATTATCATTTCTGAAGTCTCTTAATTTGGATGCTCGCCAAATTACAGATGCTGGCTTGGCAGCTCTCACAAGTAATGACTGTTTAAATGATAATTTACTTTAAATGTTAGAATTGCTAAAGAGCTATCAACACCAttatttcaagatttttttatgTTTCCAGATATATATTTTGTCTTTGTGGAAAATTTAGTTCTTGTTAGGTGATATGCAGGTCAAATATTTCTAAGCCTGTTTAGATTTTAGGAGAACAAAGAATCCTCGCTAAAGATATACTTCATCTATTAGTTGATGCTGGCTTATCATATGCATGCAAGTTATGTATAGTTGGTTCTTAAATTATTGCCttgggaataaaaaaattagtaagtATGGAGGCTTTGGGGACTAAAGCACACCGGAAAGTAAATATAGATGTTAGGGTTTTGTTGTGCACTCCATTAGATTAGAAGGGGATTCATACGAAGCCCTTTAGCAATTCTCCGTATCACATCAAAATGTTAGCTTGTTTGGAAACACCTGTTTAACTGGCCCAACTTCATTTTGCTGCCAGCCTTAATCAGCAAGTGAAATTTTGCTGCTAGGCTTTATGTCCCATTTGGCCAGTACATTTGTGGGGAAAAGTAATACTCTGTTCCTTCCCTCTCTAGTACATATTTGTCCGGGTTTgagatttaaatttattaatctctaacttctcttttcctgtTCTTATTTTTCTAAACTCAATTGTTGAATTGAGCTGCGTGCTGCAGAAGTTTGTTTAGTGTCAGTAAGAAGTATAATTCAAAGCCCGCAAACACGATCAAGAACCAAATTGAATTAAGAAGTATAATTCAAAGCCCGCAAACACGATCAAGAACCAAATTGAATGCCTTCTGGTTTATTGTTACTTCATTCTTATATCCCTCTTATGGTAACATTTTCTTGTTTGAAATTTGTCTGTATGTGCAGGTTTGACTGGTCTGACTCATTTGGATCTATTCTGCGCTCGTATCACAGATTCAGGAACAAATTATTTGCGAAGTACTTGCATATAACTTCtgtcatttatttaaaattaacacGTGTTCCATTTTGAGAAGTTCTTTTTAGGGTTAAATTCtgcattattattatattttatatgttattaaaTATGTATTTGGAACTGGAAACAGCAGGATCATTTACATTCATATTTCATGTTGTGGGCTGATTATTTAGGTTTCAAGAATTTGCGGTCCTTGGAAGTTTGTGGTGGAGGATTAACTGACGCTGGTGTGAAGAATATCAAAGATCTCTCGTCTTTGACAATGTTGAATCTCTCTCAGAACCACCACCTGACAGATAGAACCCTGGAACTGATTTCTGGTATATATTGGCATCTTTAACTCATCTAGATCTTCTTTATGTGAATGTGGTTGATTTTTTTTAGTACTCTGGTATTTCAAATCCCTAGAAATGTATTGATACTGATTACATATATATTCTTCACTTTGCACGTTTGCGATGGAGATATCAGCTCGAGTAATTATTTAGTAGCTCGTAGTAAGGACAATGAGATTCcgtttttttcttttgtggAACTACATACTTTGATTAAAGTTCGTGATCTGCTTCTAGGACCTGTGTTGGCAAACATTTGTTCTTATATTTTCCCAGTTGATGACTGCATAAAAGCCTCATATATCCACATAATTACAGGTTTGACAGATTTGGTTTCTTTAAATGTCTCAAGCTCTCGTATAACTGCTGGAGGGTTGAATCACCTAAAACCCCTGAAGAATCTAAGATCATTGACCTTGGAATCCTGCAAGCTGAATGCAAGTGATATAAAGAAGCTTCAGGCCTCAGACCTTCCTAATCTGGTAAGCTTTCGACCAGAATAGGATCCGAGGAAAACATCTGTGTATATAGCCATTCAGCCATGAACTTCtgtatattagaataataagtGATATGTGGAATTGTATAGATGATAGACCTAAAAATTACGTTGAATTCCTTCTGGAGGATGGAGACATTTGTGTGCTGCATGTGGAGCCTTCCTTTTGTATTACCTACACTCAAAAGAAATGTATATATGCTTCTGTGGCCAAGTTTCTGAATGTGTAACCGTCAACTTTCTAGATATTCATCCGTACCCctgtatattatctggtttTAAGATGAATGACTTAAATTATGGATTTTACACCTTGGCAATGTCATTTAAATAACTGACATGCAGTCATGCCTGTTGTTTGTCTAAGAAGTAAGTGCTCCTTAGATGGGAGTATCGGGTCTGATATTTCAATGTGCTGAGAAATGCCGATGCAACTTGCGAGGCATCTTTCCTTGTTCATGTTTGAGTGTTTATCAGCAATCTTTTGGTGGTGGATAAATTTGGTTAATACAATTGTAGCATGTCCAACTTGAGGTTTATGGTTATGCCAATGAAATAATAGCACATGAAATGGTCTCTGTTTTATGTCTTATAGAAAGTTGAGTTGCCATATCAGAGCATTTTCGGGGCCTTGACAAAAATCAGAACTCCAATAGAAGAATGAAGGACATCGTCATATTCACAGGGATTGGATTAAGTAATGACCAAAGACGTCGGTACTTTCTCGGTACTAAAGTGAGCTACAGGGAATCAGAGTTGCCATGCCATATTAGACGCCTTCCCGTAGTCGAAAATCGGAGAGCTATAGGAAGtcgaaatcaaattaaaatattagacGTCAAAAGTGAGGAAAAGATTAAAAGTCGCAAAAGTGAGTTGTGGGAAGTTGAGTTATAATATTAGACGCCTTCCCATAGACAAATGTGAGGATCAACTTGTAAATAGTGACTATTCTAGCCCTCCCCCAACAGCAAACGTAAGTAAGCTAGACAAAAGAGTGATTGAAGGCTTGGTACCAGAGGGGATTAAACGAAGCAATGAACCGCCA
This genomic window from Daucus carota subsp. sativus chromosome 7, DH1 v3.0, whole genome shotgun sequence contains:
- the LOC108196001 gene encoding uncharacterized protein LOC108196001 codes for the protein MGGVCSRKREQQVNEESINRGLSVRYFKSGSSKWLGSSILRAPSDIKLRNGKCPSLMELCIYNICEDMDQYKTLSMLPRDINQQIINELIRSQRLTELTLEAFRDCDLQDLDFGEYPGFGDSWMDVVASQEASLLSLDISGSDVTDSGLMNLKDCKNLQALNLNYCDQISDHGLECIRYHSNLTTLSFRRNNCFTAKGMSALSGLVNLSKLDLERCPGIHGGLVYLKGLSKLESLNINCCNCITDADMKPLAGITSLKELQISSSKVTDYGVTFLKALNKLTLLNMEGCPVTAACLESLSALTTLLYLNLSRCNLTDDGCEEFSRLQTLKVLNLGFNEISDAILVHLKGLKKLESLNLDSCRIGDEELYNLSGLQHLKCLELSDTEVGSNGLHHLSGLTNLESLNLSFTVVTDAGLKKLSGLSFLKSLNLDARQITDAGLAALTSLTGLTHLDLFCARITDSGTNYLRSFKNLRSLEVCGGGLTDAGVKNIKDLSSLTMLNLSQNHHLTDRTLELISGLTDLVSLNVSSSRITAGGLNHLKPLKNLRSLTLESCKLNASDIKKLQASDLPNLVSFRPE